From the Motacilla alba alba isolate MOTALB_02 chromosome Z, Motacilla_alba_V1.0_pri, whole genome shotgun sequence genome, one window contains:
- the S100Z gene encoding protein S100-Z, with product MTTPLEDAMDTLIRIFHQYSGKEGDRNKLSKELKELLTSELTDFLSGQKDPLMVEKNMNDLDSNKDNEVDFNEFFILVAALTVAGNDFFEEQLKKEEF from the exons ATGACCACTCCACTGGAAGATGCAATGGACACCTTGATCAGGATTTTCCATCAGTACTCGGGCAAAGAAGGAGACAGAAACAAGCTCAGTAAAGAACTCAAGGAGCTCCTCACCAGTGAGCTCACTGACTTCCTTTCA GGCCAAAAGGACCCCCTCATGGTCGAAAAAAATATGAATGACCTGGACTCCAATAAGGACAATGAAGTggattttaatgaatttttcattctgGTTGCTGCTTTGACAGTGGCAGGTAATGATTTCTTTGAAGAACAGCTaaagaaagaggaattttaa